In the genome of Piliocolobus tephrosceles isolate RC106 chromosome 20, ASM277652v3, whole genome shotgun sequence, one region contains:
- the LOC111526271 gene encoding cystatin-12-like, which translates to MQWKLPLLVGLIVLGTHVCSCKFVDIDKNSKDFASAVEYAVFQFNEDQEDEFAYKFLQVHRSQRKRLTLIYLMDLEMGRTVCKKHDEDIDNCPLQEGTEEKMFSLLNSTCVERRW; encoded by the exons ATGCAGTGGAAGCTGCCCCTGCTTGTGGGGCTCATCGTGCTGGGAACCCATGTCTGCAGCTGCAAATTTGTAGACATCGATAAGAACTCGAAGGATTTCGCCAGTGCTGTGGAGTATGCTGTGTTTCAATTCAATGAGGACCAGGAAGATGAGTTTGCCTACAAGTTTCTGCAGGTCCACCGGAGCCAGCGCAAG AGATTGACGCTCATATATTTAATGGACTTGGAGATGGGCCGTACAGTTTGTAAGAAACATGATGAAGACATTGACAATTGCCCATTGCAAGAAGgcacagaagagaaaatg ttcagcctcctgaacagcacCTGTGTGGAGAGAAGGTGGTGA